The proteins below are encoded in one region of Lactuca sativa cultivar Salinas chromosome 3, Lsat_Salinas_v11, whole genome shotgun sequence:
- the LOC111879097 gene encoding cleavage and polyadenylation specificity factor subunit 3-II, translating to MAIDCLVLGAGQEVGKSCVVVSINGKRIMFDCGMHMGYTDHNRYPDFSLISKSGDFNNALSCIIITHFHLDHIGALPYFTEVCGYNGPIYMTYPTKALAPLMLEDYRKVMVGRGEEQQFTYENIIDCMKKVTAVDLKQNVQVDKDLQIRAYYAGHVLGAAMFYACVGDSAMVYTGDYNMTPDRHLGAAQIDRLQLDLLITESTYATTIRDSKYAREREFLKAVHKCVSNGGKVLIPTFALGRAQELCILLDDYWERMNLKVPIYFSAGLTIQANLYYKVLINWTSQKVKDTYATRNAFDFKNVHQFDRTLLDAPGPCVLFATPGMISGGFSLEVFKHWAPCESNLITLPGYCVAGTVGHKLMSGKPTKVDLDKDTQIDVRCQIHQLSFSPHTDAKGIMDLVKFLSPKHVILVHGEKPKMDLLKSRIKSELGIECFDPANTETVSFPSTHFIKSDASNAFIRSSLTPNFKFPKDEITDTPSLHVCDERVSEGILTMGKGQKVKVIHQDELVTMVGGGKTEVEFGYCFGLNLCSLKNVSKEVRVSNGDDSLLGVLNMKLSDEFGELGVRDCKGSLEVNSFRVRVCKNDDCPHRVDRDELSERLECVFFCCNWSILDKSIAWRVISVMKNMDLPIKYQEQLVTLLPSTCGSFNMAEMSTETTAPLLRPRQDTVESQSGEGARPTTLALLLGRASGRRGASMLVRETAARQLEERRADWGYSKPVVALDMTWNLAFVAVSVVLLICTVEEKPNVPIRVWICGYALQCAVHAVLVWLEYSRRSRRIQEDEMTGGNDLSFNDSEDDDGRIGAFLTSNRISYTKRCENLNTMVSFVWWLVGFYWMVSGGEILLHNAPRLYWLSVVFLAFDVFFAIFCVVLACLIGIALCCCLPCIIAILYAVAGQEGASETDLSVLPKYRFQVSNDENKPDIHVGAGRMVPVESNVGYLAVERVLLPEDAECCICLSQYEDGTELHSLQCNHHFHASCIVKWLKMNATCPLCKYNILKGNEQV from the exons ATGGCGATTGATTGTCTTGTTCTAG GCGCAGGACAGGAGGTAGGAAAGAGCTGCGTGGTTGTATCTATAAATGGAAAAAGGATCATGTTTGATTGTGGGATGCACATGGGTTACACTGATCACAACCGTTACCCTGATTTCTCTCTGATTTCAAAATCTGGAGATTTCAATAACGCCCTTTCTTGCATCATTATTACTCACTT TCACTTGGATCATATTGGGGCTCTTCCATATTTCACTGAAGTTTGTGGTTACAATGGACCAATTTACATGACG TATCCTACCAAAGCCTTGGCTCCACTTATGTTAGAAGATTACAGGAAAGTAATGGTTGGAAGGGGGGAAGAACAGCAGTTCACTTATGAAAAcatcattgattgtatgaaaaaaG TTACTGCAGTGGATCTTAAGCAAAATGTGCAAGTTGATAAAGACCTTCAAATTCGTGCTTACTATGCTGGACAT GTTCTTGGAGCTGCAATGTTTTATGCGTGTGTGGGGGATAGTGCTATGGTATATACAGGAGATTATAACATGACACCTGATAGGCATCTTGGAGCTGCTCAAATCGATCGATTGCAATTAGACCTTCTTATAACTGa GTCGACATATGCGACAACTATTCGTGACTCAAAATATGCTCGAGAGAGAGAATTCCTTAAGGCT GTTCATAAATGTGTTTCCAATGGAGGAAAGGTGCTGATTCCTACATTTGCTCTTGGACGAGCTCAG GAACTCTGTATATTGTTGGATGATTACTGGGAGCGGATGAATCTTAAGGTTCCTATCTACTTTTCAGCAG GTTTAACAATCCAAGCTAATTTGTATTACAAAGTGCTAATTAATTGGACTAGCCAGAAGGTGAAAGATACATATGCTACTAGAAACGCATTCGATTTTAAAAATG TTCACCAGTTTGACCGGACTTTACTTGATGCTCCTGGACCTTGTGTTCTTTTTGCAACACCAGGAATGATTAGTGGTGGTTTTTCACTTGAAGTTTTTAAACATTGGGCTCCATGTGAATCAAATCTCATCACACTTCCAGG GTATTGTGTTGCTGGAACCGTAGGACACAAATTGATGTCTGGTAAGCCTACAAAAGTTGATTTGGATAAAGATACACAGATTGATGTTCGTTGCCAG ATTCATCAATTGTCATTTAGCCCACATACGGATGCAAAAGGAATAATGGATCTTGTGAAATTTCTGTCCCCAAAACACGTAATACTTGTACATGGTGAGAAACCTAAAATGGATTTGCTTAAATCAAGAATCAAATCAGAATTAGGAATAGAATGTTTTGATCCAGCAAATACCGAAACCGTATCTTTCCCTTCAACCCATTTTATAAAATCCGATGCTTCAAACGCATTTATCCGTAGTTCATTGACGCCCAACTTCAAATTCCCAAAAGATGAAATTACGGATACGCCCTCACTGCATGTTTGCGATGAGAGAGTGAGTGAAGGGATTTTGACAATGGGGAAAGGTCAAAAAGTCAAGGTTATACATCAAGATGAGCTTGTAACAATGGTTGGAGGTGGAAAAACGGAAGTGGAATTTGGGTATTGTTTTGGGTTAAATTTATGCAGTTTAAAGAATGTTAGCAAAGAGGTTAGGGTTTCTAATGGTGATGACTCGTTGCTTGGTGTTTTGAATATGAAACTTTCGGATGAATTTGGGGAATTGGGAGTGAGGGATTGTAAAGGAAGTCTTGAGGTGAACTCTTTTCGTGTTCGGGTATGTAAGAATGATGATTGTCCTCATAGAGTTGATAGGGATGAGTTAAGTGAGAGGCTTGAATGTGTGTTTTTTTGTTGTAATTGGTCGATTTTAGATAAGAGTATTGCTTGGAGAGTTATAAGTGTAATGAAGAACATGGATTTG CCTATCAAgtatcaagaacaactcgtcacaCTCCTCCCATCCACCTGTGGAAGTTTCAATATGGCGGAGATGTCAACGGAGACGACAGCGCCGTTACTCAGACCACGACAGGACACCGTCGAATCCCAATCAGGAGAAGGAGCAAGGCCGACTACACTCGCCCTTCTCCTGGGCCGTGCTTCGGGACGGCGTGGAGCGTCTATGTTGGTGCGCGAGACTGCAGCGCGACAACTGGAGGAGCGGCGAGCCGACTGGGGCTACTCAAAACCAGTTGTTGCCCTAGACATGACATGGAACCTCGCCTTCGTAGCGGTTTCGGTGGTTTTATTGATTTGCACGGTAGAGGAGAAACCGAACGTTCCAATTAGGGTTTGGATCTGCGGATATGCGTTGCAGTGCGCGGTGCATGCGGTGCTTGTGTGGTTGGAATATAGTCGGAGAAGCCGGAGAATACAGGAAGACGAAATGACAGGGGGAAATGATTTGAGTTTCAACGACAGTGAGGATGATGATGGAAGGATTGGGGCTTTCTTGACTTCTAACAGAATCAG TTACACCAAAAGATGTGAGAATCTTAATACGATGGTATCATTTGTCTGGTGGCTAGTTGGCTTTTACTGGATGGTTTCTGGTGGAGAGATTCTTCTGCATAATGCTCCACGTTTATACTG GTTGAGTGTGGTGTTTTTGGCATTCGATGTGTTCTTTGCTATCTTTTGTGTTGTTTTAGCATGTCTGATAGGAATTGCTCTTTGTTGTTGCTTGCCCTGCATCATTGCAATATTGTATGCAGTTGCTGGCCAG GAAGGTGCATCAGAAACAGACTTAAGTGTCCTTCCAAAATACAGATTTCAGGTGTCCAATGATGAAAACAAACCTGATATTCATGTGGGAGCAGGTAGAATGGTTCCTGTTGAATCAAATGTTGGATATTTAGCTGTTGAACGTGTTCTTCTACCCGAGGATGCT GAGTGTTGCATATGTTTAAGCCAATATGAAGATGGAACAGAGCTTCATTCGCTACAATGCAACCATCATTTTCATGCATCATGCATAGTGAAATGGTTGAAGATGAATGCCACCTGTCCTCTTTGCAAATACAATATCTTAAAGGGAAACGAACAAGTTTAA